The Lycium barbarum isolate Lr01 chromosome 11, ASM1917538v2, whole genome shotgun sequence genome contains the following window.
aaaaaaaaagttgttgcacgttgttgcaataacagccgttgggaaaagttcatgcaacaattttttttttttttgttgctaaaagTACTTTTCGCAataataatcaatctatggcaacaaaaaaaaatttgttgtcagatatattttttctttgtagtgatggatgagtcattttggtaacggtgAGGGCATAAATGAGCGAAACTATtaatgagtgacataaatgagtcatttccgatagttcgaaggcataaatgagccaaactattgatgagtgacataaatgagccttttccgatagttcgatgacatatttgagccttttccgataATTTGATGGcatatttgaaccttttccgTTAAATCTTTATCGAGAATTTGGCAGTTTTTTTGCCTGGGAACCACTAAACTTGCGAACTTGTAAGTTGATGGAATTTTATTCGTGTAACAAAAAATATTCACAAATGAGGGAGGGGATCGACTAGCCTTATTCCCCTATGCAATATGAGGGCTAGACATACCCAACCCTAAATACAACATCATGTAACCTGTAATGCATGCAGTGAATGTCCTAAGTGAGGGCTATGACTCATATTCCCTATACAAAATGAAGTAATTGCAATATTAATTAGGACAACTTTCAATTGTAATCACTTCACTTATATTAAAATAGTATAGCATAAACTTTGGAAATTTGTGCTTAATGATTTGTGAAGATTTGACAACAAacgtttaaaaaaaaacaatcattTATCACTAATTATAAGTACATAGTTATGTAggaaatattttccttgaatcctttcattacttgaattggtttatatacaaaaatattctaatctaaaataggagattacacaatatacaaaatattctaacctaaaatagtagactacaaaatattctaactaatatttacataatctatcacacccccgcagtcaaAACGGAAGGTTTACGAACGCtaagactgtcccgaaaatcttcaaataagacctgtggtagtcccttggtgaaaatattAGCAATCTGATCGCGggatggaacatgaaggacacgaacctgtccgcgcgcaaccttctcacgaacaaagtgaatgtccattttAATGtgtttggtgcgctgatgttgcaccggatttcccgaaagataaatggcactcacattgtcatAATATACCATAGTAGCCTTATGAATAGGACAATGTAATtccaacagaagattgcgaagccAGCAGGActcggagacaacattagcaacccccctatactCCGCCTCAGCACTCGAACGAGAGAGGGTAGGTTGGCGTTTCGAAGACCACGATATCAAGTTATCCCCAAGGAAGACACAACAACCAGACGTTGACCGACGTGTGTCagggcagccccccccccccccaatccgcATCAGTGTAGGAAAGAAGGTCCGTCACTGACGACGGATAAAGATGCAAACCATACTCAAGTGTACCATGCATGTAACGAATGATACGCTTAAGTGCATGCATATGAACCTGTCGCGGTGCATGCATGTGTAAGCATACCTGTTGAACAGCATAAGAGATATCCGGCCTCGTGAAAGTAAGATACTGAAGGGCACCTGCGAGACTGCGATAGTGAGTCGGGTCATCATATGGAGCACCCGATGTGCCGCTCACCTTCGGTTTAGTATCAACCGGAGTAGAAGTAGCCTTACAAGAAGACATCCCAGCTCGATCAATGATTTCTTCGGCATACTTGCGTTGCGAAAGAAACATGCCATCCTTATGGCGAGTGACATGAATGCCaaggaaataattcaaaggacccagatccttcatagcaaattctgaggcaaggagagccataatggagcatcagagagaatctgaggaagcagtaagaataatatcatcaacataaagtaaCATGTATGCCGTATCGGACCCCTTTTtgtagatgaacaaagaattgtcagatctgctgtttgaaaaaccaagagaaGAGACATAATTTGCAAAACGCTTGTACCATGCTCTCGGGGCCTacttaagcccatataaggacttacgGAGTAAACATACATAATCCGGATGAGTGGGATCTCTAAAACCCagaggttgatgcatatacactgtttccttgagctcaccgtgtaagaaagcattcttgacgtcTAGCTGATGAATAGGCCACTTCTTTGATAATGAAAGACTGAGAACTGTACGGATCGTAGCCGACTTGACCACTGGACTGaaggtctcaccacaatcaatgccaacctgttgagtcttaccatcacctacaagacgggctttatgcctctcaaaatcaccattagacttttctttatgagtgaaaatccacataaaacgaataacattcacattaggtggacggggcaccaactcctacgtcttatttttaataagagcatcaaattcatcatccatagccattttccaattcgggtcacgaaggGCGGCCACAGGGTTACGAGGGAGAGAGGATTTCGTAACCATGGTATTCAAGTTAAACGTgcgttttggcttaaaaataccatGCTGACTCCGGGTCACCATTCGGGGCAGATTGGTAGAAGGGGTGGCTGGGGTGACGGTGGGATAGACATAGCCGAGGGCTGTTGGCCCAAGGCAGCGGGGAGAGGGGTAGGTGCGGGTAGGGGAGGCGGCTGCCAGCGGAGGGGACTAGGCAGCGGTCTGGGTCACGGTGGGAGAGGGGTAGTCGGCTGTGGCACGGGAGcagtgaggggggggggggggggctgagcCGACTATCCGGAGTAGATGCCAAGTGATGCAACCAAAATGGGGAAATGCCATCGTCCAAAAACTCATAAGTAATTGAAGTGGGAGAATGTAAATTGGAAAAAGGGAAGACATTCTCATCAAAAATCACGTGAcgagaaataatgattttatgggaCGATAAATCATAACACTTATACCCTCTATGATTCGTAGGATACCCCAAAAAAACACACGGTGTAGACCGAGCTTGCAATTTGTGGATAGTCGGAGAAGGAAAGAGGGGATAGCataaacacccaaaaacccgaagatgagaGTAAGATGGCTTTCTTTGGTATAACACTTGAAGAGGAGAAACGTGGCCTAATaatttacttggtaaaatattaagaagatatgTTTCCATTTGTAAGGCGTGATGCCAGAACGAAGGGGGGAGAGAAGCATGAGCAAGGAGAGTCCGAGTGATATTATTGATagaacgaatttttctttcggctttcccattttgtgaagacgtatgtggacaagaaagacggaatgacatcccattagactcacaaaatttcccgaattgaccattatcatattccctcccattatcgcattggacatttttaatatgacgttcaaattgggtatgaatgtgGGTTTTTAAAACTAAGAATTTCGCATAGACATCAAATTTCTTAGTCAAAGGAAAAGTCCATAAAAACTtcgaaaaatcatccataaaaagaacataatatcgatgacccaatgaacttaacacgggagaggtccacaaatcactatgaataatatcaaatgaCATCAAAGTTTCAGAAATAGAAGAATCAAACGGCAACTTAATGTGTTTACCAAGAAcacaagaatgacaaatactagaatgactagatttattacattcaatgcttttattaagcCTAAGACAATCTAAGATAGAATTTCCCGGATGACCCAAGTGAGCATGCCAAAAAGGAGAGGACAACGTCATAAAGGTTGATGGAGTGGTGGTTGGATATTTGATGGTGGTGACTGGATAAAGATCTCCCCGACTATCACACTGCATTAGTGGCATCCccgtctgaaaatccttcacagaaaacccatatggatcaaaatGAATAGACACAGAATTATCAGTAGTAAACTTCCGTATTGAGATTAAATTTTTAATGAGTTtaggagcatgtaagacattCCGTAAGGATAAAGGGGGGTTTGGTGGAGGCAAACTAATACGACCataaccacgaattggaatcgaatgaccatttctcacaacaataccattattttgattgctcaaattaaaataagacgagagattaccGTTCGAGGATGTCATGTGAGAAGTGGCCCCGGTGTCCACGTATCAATTTTGATCGGGCGGGTTTAAGGTCATGGTGTGCATTGCGGACTCAATGTCGGTTGGAACATACGACCCGGGAGAGGCCACTGCCGCCATGTAGAACTGCTGGGTTAAAGGAGGGCCCAATACACCCTGCTGCCGTGGCGGGACTGGCAGCGGACGAGCCCAAGAAGCCGTCGGGTACGGGCAGGGTGGAGGAGCAGCCCAGCGAGGCTGCGAGACCCACTGCCAGTGGCCAAACTGGCCGGCAGTCCACTGCTGCGAAGTGGAGCCCGCTGGCTGCTGACCGCCACTGCTTCGGGTTGAATTACCGCGGCCGCCGGTGACTTTGCCGCTGCCTGAGCCGCGGCCCGAGCCTCCCTTACGGCCAGTTCCAGAATTTTGGCCGCGGGAATTTTTTGGTTTCCCTCGGCGTGAGTTTGTGTTGTCCGAAGGGAGTGGCGCGTCGTCGACCGATGCCACCATAGCCGAACCAGACCCGTGAGACACCATTGCCGCAAGTTCACGTTCTTCCAAAACAAGGGAAGACCGAGCCTCAGTGAATGGGGGGAGCGGCTTTGCATGGCGAATTTGTGTCCCAACCCCTTTGTACGCTCCAGTGAGACCCGAGACCAGTTGAAGGACAAGGCGGCTATTCGTCACGGGAGCCCCGACGTTTTTCAGTTGATCTGCAAGGCTTTTGAGATGTTGCCAATAGGCGGAGGCATTGGGAAAATCCTCCATACGAGTCGTCGTGAAATCTTGTTCGAGAGTCACCGCACGAGAAGTTTGATGATCTTGGAAGATATCACGCAAGCGATCCCAAGCGTCCATGGCAGTAGCGTCTGGTTCGATAATAGTGTTTAACAGATCATTTGAAATTATCGAATAAATCCATTGAAGCACGGTGGCGTCAATAGTCGTCCATAATTCAACTTCCTCATCAGTTTTGGGAGCCGACTTCTCCTTACCTTTGGGTGGAGGAATGATGTGATGAAGGACCTTGTGAGAACGAGCATGAATTTTGAAAAGCTCGGCCCATGTACCGTATTGTGAGTTTTCCATCTCAAGAGTAAcagagatgtgattcttgatattggagaCCGCGAGGGCCTGGTGGAACGTGGGCTTAGCCGGGGTGTTTGGTGCGTCGGCCATGggaaaaaaaggaagaagggGCGACGGCTTAAGGAAGGAAAAAATAGGGACTAGGGCGTAgcggaaggaggaagaagaaagaaaccctaatctgataccatgtgggaaatattttccttgaatcctttcattacttgaattggtttatatacaaaaatattctaaactaaaataggagattacacaatatacaaaatattctaacataaaatagtagactacaaaatattctaactaatatttacataatctatcaagtTATATACTTATATGTAATTTGAGCAATTATGAAATCTAAAGGCAGTGGCTTTAGGGTTAAGCCGGCAGAATGTTATAGGGGGAATTCCTCTTTGTTCTTACTTTAATAATTAGTTGAAACTTGTCGTCTGTTCATACGGGTAGCCGTTCGGTATTTCAAAGTTCGATTTCAGTAGTTCAATAGTCGATAATTGAAAGTAGATGCTAAATACCGAACTCTCAAAGTTCCGTCCGGTACCGAAAAATCAAACTTCCGTACGGTAATTCAGTATTTACGTACTGAAGAAAAAGATTATTTTGACAAGACATGTTCATAATTTGTCCAATATTTGACATGTTAGCTTTTAGAGAAATCACATAGAAATTTAATCTCCACTCTCAAGCCCTAACATTATGAATTTAGCGTCACAAAGTCAATCAAGACTCATTATGTTACCTATATATACAAAACAATTCATTAGGGGTGGTCGTTTGGTATCCGGTCAGGTATTTCCAAAATTTGATTTCGATAATTAGAAGTAGATAACAAATATCGAACTTTCAAAGTTTAGTCCGGTTCGATAAATCAAACTTCAGCATTATATATTATAATTGAGTTCTGTAATTCAATTTTCGATGATTTATGCTATCACTATTCATATGTGGAGTAGATGATGTTAGCTTCGTTAGTAATGGAAGGGTACGTACCCCACTGAGTTAAAGCTTCTTCCCTTTTTATCTGTTTGGTGCAATTGTCAAAAGTTGTGGTACTTGTCAACGACTTCGCTTCAAAGCAAATTATCAATATAGTAGTGTCCCCATAAACTTTACACATTTCATGATTTCATAATAAATCCTTCAATTGATTTTACTTCCAGGAGGCCGCATTCATGCTTAAACTCAATAGCGTTAATTATATATAGCTTTAGATAATGTAACATAATATTGTACCTATCATTTGTTTAATTTGATCTTTAAATGTTTAAACAACACGTAATCATAACAAATCTAGGACTTCTTTCaggttttaatttatttttattccaGAAAAGATTCAGGTATCTTTAGGTCTAGACAAGAAGTCCCTTTTATTAAAGAACCAGTCGGTTGTTacccaaaaataaaaaagatttgGTTCCGTTCCCACTTTTTTGCCAAACCGACACGCAAAtctaaattaaaaagaaaacagAGAACCTacaaagaagaaagtagaaaCAAAGAATTTCAAGTTGGATTAAAGAATTCCACCAATTTAAGTAAGGAATTTGAGATTTCATCTTTTAGGAATTAGGACGAATAACTAAATAAACACTTAAAATTGCATGGAAATTAAGCCTCTGGATCTTTAATTTCATGGAGTTTCATCTAGATTCTAGATCACCTAAAAGTGCTCAAAACcacaaagaagaaaataaaaacaaagaatttcaagttgagataaaaagaagaagaaacaaatgAATTTTATTATGAAACGTACCTATAGTTTCAAAAATTATGAAATGTCGCTACTGTATTTTCGAAATGTTACTATCAACGCTGACACATTATATGCTGATACAACTCTTTCGCACGATTTCAGTTAATACAGTATGTGCTGAGACAACTAATACCCGTTTGATACAGTTAAGCTGATACTCGTCAGATACAGTTGAGCTGATACCCGGCTGATACAACTCTTTAACTGATACAACCGATATCTCTAATACAATAAGTCAACAACTGTAGCTACGTTTCGTAAATACACGAATGATAACTACGTTTCGTAATCACACTCTAAACTACAACTATTTATGAAATTATCTCTAAATAAATAGAGattttcctttgaaaatattgaGGACTCTATGATTGGGCAAGTAATCACCTAACTCATGAAAGATGTGGTGACCCTAAACAAAGCCCAAACATCATCGAAAAGAACATTCGACTCATCTTAGAAAGCGACCAGTTGTCCTTTCAACTATCTATGGCTCCACACAcaaaaaacaaaattgaaaaaggaaaaaggaaaaaagaaaaaagaaaaaacaaaaactaTGTATGGCTCCCTATTATCTTGCTCCATAACAACACCACCCTTTCTCTTCCTTCTTCCATCTCTTACCATTTCTTCCATTCTTCATATTATTATTCCAAAACAATATCCTAAAAttttcaacaacaaaaaaaccTAAATTTCACCTAGGAAACCCTTTTACAAATTCCTCTCAGGTATTTATTTTGCTTGAACCTTTAAGCTTGTAATATCCCCACTTGACAAAATTTTGGTCCCAAGCTAATATACTTGGGAATTTAAATTATTCCTTAAAGAATTTTCAAACCCTCTTCATAAAATTCAAATCTTTGAAGACCCTTAATTTGTTTTTTCCATATTCAGTCACTTTCTTCGTCGGAATTAAAGGGttttcaagaattcaacaaaaaTGGAAACTTTGAATCGTTTTTACTATCGAAAACGTTCCAGGTTTCGTGGAATATTCAATGGACTTTGTTTATCTGTCttggtttttttctttttccttaaaGAACATGTTCTTCAAAGTCCACTTTCTATAAATAGCTTCAAAATAAGTGCTGTCATAAGGGAAATATCTGAAACAAGTTGGAATTCATCGAGTTATTATACTCATGATGTCGGGGTTGCAAGTAGAAACCTTAAATTTTGTGGGGGGTTGTATAAACATAAGGGTTATAGTACAAAATGTGAGTACTTGAAGGATAATCGTCAATGTAATTCAGGTGGTTTCTTTAATTATCTTTTGTTTTTTTACTGTGAGTGTGAAGGTTTTAGTGTTTTGGGGTATGTAGCTCTTGCTATTTGGTTGGTTTCTTTGTTTTATCTATTGGGGAATACTGCTGCTGATTACTTCTGTTGTTGTCTTGAAAAGTTATCCAATTTGTTGAAATTGCCACCAACTGTAGCTGGTGTTACTTTGCTTCCTTTAGGGAATGGGGCACCTGATGTGTTTGCTAGTATTGCTGCTTTTATGGGTAGTGATTCTGGTGAGGTTGGTTTGAATAGTGTTCTTGGTGGTGCTGTTTTTGttacttgtgttgttgttggtacCGTGTCATTGTGTGTTGCTGAGCAATGTATTCAGATTGATAAGAAGTGTTTTATCAGGGATGTTTGTTTCTTTATTGTAGCTCTCGTTGCGCTTCTTGCGCTTTTGATTGTAGATAAGGTGACTGTTCTTGGTGCAGTAGCGTTTATCGCTATTTATTTGGTGTATGCTGTTTTTGTTGCTGCAAATGAGATGTTGAGGAATCGCGGTAGTAGTTTGAAGTTGGATTTAATTACACCATTGTTACCAGTATCTAGCGTAGATGGAGAGCACGATTCTTTTGGTGCATCGGAATCTGTAGATGGATTGCCGCAGCTACAAGCTCAGCTGCCACATTGGATGTGGTCTTCAAATGTGGCAATTTTCTCTGATGAAGTTGTGAAGGAAATTCCAGTAGAAAGT
Protein-coding sequences here:
- the LOC132617774 gene encoding cation/calcium exchanger 4-like; the protein is METLNRFYYRKRSRFRGIFNGLCLSVLVFFFFLKEHVLQSPLSINSFKISAVIREISETSWNSSSYYTHDVGVASRNLKFCGGLYKHKGYSTKCEYLKDNRQCNSGGFFNYLLFFYCECEGFSVLGYVALAIWLVSLFYLLGNTAADYFCCCLEKLSNLLKLPPTVAGVTLLPLGNGAPDVFASIAAFMGSDSGEVGLNSVLGGAVFVTCVVVGTVSLCVAEQCIQIDKKCFIRDVCFFIVALVALLALLIVDKVTVLGAVAFIAIYLVYAVFVAANEMLRNRGSSLKLDLITPLLPVSSVDGEHDSFGASESVDGLPQLQAQLPHWMWSSNVAIFSDEVVKEIPVESPMALWGWNEQDDVNDRSSSFSCSKLFALLEIPLTLPRRLTIPIIDEDRWSKLYAVSSASLAPLLLAFLWNTQDDLSSPASTAYVVGAVVGGILGGVAFVYTTSDHPPQRFLFPWLFGGFFMSIIWFYIVANELVALLVAFGVIFGVNPSILALTVLAWGNSMGDLMSNVAIAVNSADGVQIAMSGCYAGPMFNTLVGLGISMLLGALSKRPESYMLPKDDSLYYTMGFLMLALVWALIVLPRNAMRPSKSLGLGLMTIYVVFLSSRAMLAIGDGSLNGIS